The following are from one region of the Hymenobacter radiodurans genome:
- a CDS encoding dipeptidase has translation MPKSYVAALLFFVTMIGDPAYAQTVTKQQAKARKLHERLYTVDSHEDTPNENLLNPRFDLTKDNNPDSAQVDLPKMRRGGLDAAFWVVYMGQGPRNEEGTAVAQQQAQAMFSGIEKAVQAHPAELAMATTPAEALALGKAGKRAIFIGMENGFPVGRDLNKVQAYYNQGVRYLTLCHSSNNEICDSATDPKGPEYQGLSPFGEQVVSEMNRLGMMVDVSHTSDSTFYDVLRLSRVPVIASHSSCRALADVPRNLSDEMLRALARNGGVIQINFYGPYVKTEAKSPERVAAEQAFFAKWQIKTSLNVYGLPTESQKEALAELRQLQKQFPVPLATVQDAANQIDHAVKVAGIDHVGIGSDFDGGSVLTGLRDVGDLPALTEELLRRGYSRRDLAKIWSGNLFRVMRAVEKGKSRPATASTSKP, from the coding sequence ATGCCCAAAAGTTACGTAGCCGCGCTGCTCTTCTTTGTTACGATGATTGGCGACCCAGCTTACGCCCAAACTGTCACGAAGCAGCAAGCCAAGGCCCGCAAACTGCACGAGCGGCTTTATACAGTGGATAGCCACGAAGACACACCTAATGAGAATCTGCTGAACCCTCGCTTTGACCTGACGAAAGATAATAACCCCGACTCTGCCCAGGTTGATTTGCCCAAAATGCGCCGGGGTGGCCTCGACGCCGCTTTCTGGGTGGTGTATATGGGGCAAGGGCCGCGCAACGAGGAAGGCACGGCAGTAGCCCAGCAGCAGGCGCAGGCAATGTTTTCGGGTATTGAAAAGGCCGTGCAAGCTCATCCTGCGGAGTTAGCTATGGCTACTACACCTGCCGAAGCGCTAGCCTTGGGCAAAGCTGGCAAGCGGGCCATTTTTATTGGAATGGAAAATGGCTTTCCCGTCGGCCGCGATTTAAACAAGGTGCAAGCCTACTACAATCAGGGAGTGCGCTACCTCACACTGTGCCACTCATCCAACAACGAAATATGCGACTCCGCCACCGACCCTAAAGGCCCTGAATATCAGGGTCTGAGTCCGTTTGGGGAGCAGGTGGTATCTGAGATGAACCGCCTAGGCATGATGGTCGATGTATCGCACACCTCCGACTCGACTTTCTACGATGTGCTGCGGCTATCACGCGTGCCAGTCATTGCCTCTCACTCCAGCTGCCGCGCCTTGGCCGATGTGCCTCGCAACCTCTCCGACGAAATGCTGCGCGCCTTGGCTCGGAATGGTGGAGTAATTCAGATTAATTTTTACGGGCCTTATGTAAAGACGGAAGCCAAAAGCCCCGAGCGAGTGGCGGCTGAGCAGGCTTTCTTCGCTAAATGGCAAATCAAAACATCGTTGAATGTGTACGGCTTGCCTACCGAATCGCAGAAAGAGGCTTTAGCTGAGCTGCGTCAATTACAAAAGCAATTTCCGGTGCCATTGGCTACCGTCCAGGATGCCGCCAACCAAATTGACCACGCCGTGAAAGTCGCCGGCATCGATCACGTAGGCATCGGCTCCGACTTTGATGGCGGCAGCGTGCTGACCGGCCTGCGCGATGTAGGCGACTTGCCCGCTTTGACGGAGGAGCTACTGCGACGGGGCTACTCGCGCCGCGACCTTGCCAAGATTTGGAGCGGCAACCTATTTCGGGTGATGAGAGCAGTTGAGAAAGGCAAAAGCCGCCCGGCTACGGCTTCCACCTCTAAACCTTAG